The following DNA comes from Cetobacterium sp. ZOR0034.
ATTTTCGTGAGAGGAGAATGCTTGATTTTTTCTAAAAAATATTGTAATAAAAGTAGCCATTAAATTACAAGGAGATGGCTGCTTTGAAAGGACTGTATATGTTTGAAGAAATAAAAAAATTAAAGGCATTACCTCTAAAATTAAAAGAATCTCAAGTTGCTAAACAATTGAATATTGATACTAGAACAGTTAAAAAATATTGGAATATGACTGAAAAAGATTTTTTAAATCTTGTAAAAAAACTTAATGAAAGTAAATCAAAATCAGTATTAGATCAATATAAAGATGAAATATTAGGATTCTTAACAACTTACAAAAGTTTTACTGCTGCTCAGGTTTATGACCGTTTAAAAGAACAACATATTAATTTTAATTTATGCGAAAGCAGTGTTAGAAATTACGTTGCTAAATTAAGAGAACAACATAATCTTAATAAAAAAATTAAAGAACGTGAATATGTTGCTGTGGAAGAACTTCCTATGGGAAAGCAAGCGCAAGTAGACTTTGGAGAAATTATTCTTTGTGATATTGAAAATAAACCTGTAAAAGTATGGACTTTTGCCATGGTATTATCACATTCAAGATATAAATATGGTTATTGGCAAGATAAACCATTTAATGCTCAAGATTTTGTAGATATACACAATAAAGCCTTTCAGTATTTTGGTGGAATTCCAGAAGAAATTGTATATGATAGAACAAAGGTTGCACTGATAAATGAAAATGAAGATGGAACTTTTAAATTATGTAAAACTTTTGAAGAATATGTTGAGAAAGTTAAGTTTAAACCGGTGTTTTGTAAACCTTACGATCCAGAAAGTAAAGGGAAAATAGAAGCTGTTGTTAAATATTTTAAGTTCAATTTTGCTAATCATAGAACATACAAAGGGATTGATAATCTAAATGCAGCTTTTCATAGATGGCTAGAACGAACTGGAAATACAAAAATCCATCAGACAACAAAAAAAGTGCCATCAGAAGTATTCTCCCTGGAAAGACAATACCTTTCTGATAAGCACTTATCTAAAGACACCCAAATTATACAGCATAGAGTAAAAAAAGACA
Coding sequences within:
- the istA gene encoding IS21 family transposase; translated protein: MFEEIKKLKALPLKLKESQVAKQLNIDTRTVKKYWNMTEKDFLNLVKKLNESKSKSVLDQYKDEILGFLTTYKSFTAAQVYDRLKEQHINFNLCESSVRNYVAKLREQHNLNKKIKEREYVAVEELPMGKQAQVDFGEIILCDIENKPVKVWTFAMVLSHSRYKYGYWQDKPFNAQDFVDIHNKAFQYFGGIPEEIVYDRTKVALINENEDGTFKLCKTFEEYVEKVKFKPVFCKPYDPESKGKIEAVVKYFKFNFANHRTYKGIDNLNAAFHRWLERTGNTKIHQTTKKVPSEVFSLERQYLSDKHLSKDTQIIQHRVKKDNTISFEGNRYSLPKGTYSAHKDVILNIVGDLLEIKTLDLNLIISYKITSGKGRLIQKEPYHRQVVNGKRFCCFFDIFDCCKIGISGCCFFGRPNYTYSLNKCSLFEGFPNLV